The genome window AGCAGAACTAAAACTGATTCAAATGTGAGAACAACAATCTAAATTTGCATCCTTGCCATGAGCAATGTAGCCTTTCTAAAGAACCACAATGCCCCTCTGATTTAAAAGCAAGAATAGCTACCACATGATAAACTTTCTGCACATCGCCAAATGTATAAAGCAAATATTGAAGTACTTTGAGAAAAATACAGAGCAAGGATAGCTAATGAATGGTACGGTAATACAAAATTACTAGGAAAAAAATTCAATTATGTACAGGTCGGAAATCTGAAGAGCTTAACTCCTAGAAAGTGACACAAGCACTAACTTCAAGTTCACTCAAAAGGTTACCACCTGATAATTTTCTAAAGAGAACTGATTTGCATCTTTCTCAATCTATACTAAATGTTGCTATATGAGGAGTTATTAGTCTAATCTAGGAGCTAATACAACAAGCTCAAATTCATGGTTGCCTCCTCCTGGTAGATAGAACCAGGAAACCATTCATTGGCTTGACTACTATAGTCAAAATAAAAGCATGGATTTCCAAAGTGAAGATCCCAGAGACAAATCCCATTGATTTGTGGAAAGATATAATCAATACTTGAATAAGAATTACATGCAGTTGTGCAGTAACATATGCCGATTATCATATCTTCTGAAAGGATAGTGGACGTTGGAATACCTCGAAACAATACTCCAAAGTTTCTTATAATTATATGTGGTGCATGTGCCTTGTTATCATCTAGATTGGTGTGGATGGAAGACACATCTCTTTGAAATTACAGTTATAAAGAGATATTGGTGAACAATAAGGTGGCCTAGTAACAACTTAGCATGGTGGCAGGTGTAAGAAATGGTCGAATTGGGTTCATTTTGTTGGAGAATCATCAGTTGAAATTACGATATATTCCTAAAATTTTGTACGTGGCATCTTATTTCGTCAGCAACTTCACCAAAGAAAACTTTAGATCCAACCGAACACAGAAGTCTTGTGTAAACAACCTAATTGAAAGGAACAAATACATGTAGGGTTTTAATGAACTCTGAACTTGAAGATTCATTTGTTGCATTGAATGTTTTAGAACTCTGAATAACAAATTGGTTACATGTACATTTTTACGAAATCAAGGGATCCATGAGAAGAACAAAACAAGAGCATTGAGTTGGGCAGCTGAGAGAATACTGAATCAAAGTGATTAATCAACAATCTGCTAACAGTGAAACCACCAGAATAATTGAGTGCATTACTAGAACATAAGATTGAACTTGAAGCATCGAAACAATGTGTGGCACAGAAAAAAGTATCAAGAAATGTTTTGCTCCCTCCAACAAATGCCACTTGTAACAAGAAGAGATTAGGTTTGTGCAGTACAATAATTATAGGCATATCGAGTATGCACTAATGATGCACAAGAATATGGAGTCTCATGCAACCTGATAACTTTCATTTTATATTGCAGATACTTGTCAGGAACTTGAAATTCAGCAAGATATATTCGTTAAAAATAGGCTGAGTTCTTCGTCAAGATTTTTTCCCTGCCAAGGATCTACTGCGGTTTCCCGAGTTGGGGCTTCTTTCAGAAACATATATATTCAGTCACCGGGTGGGCTTATCATATATTTTGTTTCTAAGAACATTCAAATGATGCAAATTAATTGACAATAAAATATCAAGTCAATTGTAGATTGCAAGATCAGTTGAGAAGGATTCTCAAAAGACAAATCACAAATAAAGAAAGATATCTTATAGAATGATTGAACAAAATCCAAGTCAGATCTAACAACAGTTTGTGAAGCATATTTGTACTTTATAGTTTATAGTTGATTTCACGCTCAAAGAAGAACGATCACCCTTTTATTTCTACTTCTCAACAAAATCCTCAAAAAGTTTGATCCAGTTTTATCAATCCAGTAATAGTCTGACCAACTCAAAAACCTAACAAGCTACACGGTATTTCAATAACACGACCATCATAACTCAATAGCATGTATACATAGCAAGCTGTTCAAGAAGAACAAAAGgatcaagacaaaaaaaaaaaaagaaccctaGGAGAAGTCTCACCAAACAAATCTATACAGCAGAGGCACTGGAAAGCCGAATAACGCATCTTGGAAAATTTGAAACCGCCCTCAGACCGAGGGAATATTGTCAAAGGAGAAGCCTTTGTACCCCTTATACGCATAATAAGCTATCCTCGTGTAGTAGAAACCCGGCAGGAACAACACCGACCCCAAGACCGCAAAGAAAACCCCTAATCCATTCAAAACCACCGAAATATTAAATTGATACAAGGGGGAAAAGAAAGCCTAAATAGTCGTTCACGAAAATCCGAGAGAGAAACTAGTTACCATGGGCTCGATCGCCGCCGACGCGGTTGGCGGCCATGACGGAACCGACGACGATTGCGAGGGAGCCGAAGACGAGGAGGGACACCGCGAAGGCGATCTCCTTGACGGGCGGACGGTTCTGGATGGCGTGGCTGGAGTCGCCCATCATGATGTCCTCGTCGGAGATGGAGAAGGCGTGGTCGACGTACGCCATCGGAGGCCGAGAGACTGTGTTCTGTCTTCTTTGATCGAGAACGGTTCGGAatgagaagagaaggggaagcaaGAGAAGACGTAGGGAAACCCTAGAACGGAGGAAGAAGCAGCCAACAGAGACGGGATTCCGGGGAAGGAAGGGTGACGGGAACCGGACACTGCTTCGGTCTGGATTGGCTCTCAGTGACAGTCAGTGGTCACGCCTCCGCAGGAGGTGGGCTCGGTCGCCGAGCGAACGCTACTGCCAAAACCGTGACTGGAGCGGTTGTCTGGGCGCATAAACTCGATCTGAGCATTGTCACGACCGATTAAGCTCAACCTTCAATTGATTCGACTCGAAGTCAGCTTGACCCGAAGCTATTTCAAATTGGCCGCGACCTAACCCACCATAACGTGGTCTGGTACAAGTCCATCCAatctcggttggtccgaagccacCCTGTATGAACCCCAGCCTTGGTGATGTGATACACATGTGATCCTCGAGGAATGGGCCTTCTTCAGATCCGGCCCATCTAATGCACACGTTGTCTTCGGCTCGAGAGCGATACACGGATGCAAGGGCGAGGGAATGGAAGGAGAAGCAACGACGTGGGTGAATCGTCGCACATTTTGTTGCTTTGCCCATCATTCGCACGGCCAAGCTCGAATTACTGTGGTCGAACACGATCTAATCGATCCCAAATCCATCTTAGCAACACATATCGGGTCCAAATAGGACCATCTACATGTCACGTCGATTCGTGGAATGTCCTGTAGTCAACCCCGTCGTGCTGTCGTATTCTACGATTCACATGCGTCGAAATCGACGGATCATACTGCCTTGGAGTGTCGGTACATCAATTGATATTAAGAAAAGTAAAACAAAAAATTGATATCAAAGAGATAGAACAGGaaaacttcactgtaatttggatCTTGGCAATGCATGCGTCCAGTTCTTGTCACACAAAGTTGCAGAGTTGTTGGTTAAGGTCAAACTTTTTTGTTGCTATCTTCTCTTTTGGCTGCACTTGCATGGGGAGAAGGGAATCCTAAGACATTGTCCACAAGTACACTAAGAAACACGTACATTAATCTTTTACCgccattaattttatttatttatttatttatttgtttgttttacctctccctcctcctgtgcgattcaaactatcaatcatgtaTGAACATTTCATGTTAATTTGTGGTGGTGATCTGTCTATTTCAAAGGATGTCCTTTTCACTCACCATCGATTGCCCAATAAATAATGTCAAGAAAATGGTACTGTGACTTTATCATTGGCTATCACCAGAGAAATGCAATAATACAAAAGGACTCAGACGGTGAAAATGAGAAAGCATTGGAGGAGTCAGATGGGACAAGAGAAGTACTGACACATAGATGAGTGAAGTGTGTATTTACTTGGTTCTTTTGACAATTGAATTTTTGTTAGAAAAATTGCAAAGAACACAATGCATTTTATTGCACATCTTGTTGTTCCAACATCTTTGGAACTATATTGTTATTTCATGCTAATGAATAGTATCTTGTTGTTGTCTGTGATCTCTAAAAAAGATGATTCGAATTCCACATGTGGACTGATATATTTAGGTCCGATGCTAACTTAGTTAGTCGAGTGATCATCACATGGTATGTATTCTCTAAacaacaacatcatcatcatcactttgtCACCCTCTCTCTGCTTCATCACTGATCGAGCCACCACCAAAGTAACCACGGCCAGTGCTGCGATGTTATCATTGCATCCTTCGACCATCACCACCACATGCCTCGGTCTCCAATCGAATCGCCTCCGACCTCTCTCTGTCACAGCTGCAGACGCCACATTCACACCGCTGAGTCTCGCAGTAACAGGTAAGCATGCATTAGATCTCGAAACCCATGTAACGTATTTATCTATCCCACGGCAACATGGATCATCAGCCCTCTTCCAATCCAAACACCACCCCGCCGAGTAACTTTGGACTGCAAGCTGAAGCTGTCGAGTCACTGCGTTCTGGCCTTTGCTCAGAGGACATTAAATTCTCTTTGGACACACTTCGGAGCTACGCCATTAGTTGGCACCACGCAACCATCCCACGTGTTCAAAGGAAGTTTTGTTTGCTACCCAGCAACTATTCGGAGAGGTTTCGAACGAAGTCTTAGATAGATGATCACTAGCTTGGATGAATGAGTTTTACCGGGGAAACACCGCAGCAGTAATGAGTGAGCTGAAGAAGACAACGTGGGTCATATGTATGTGTGTTTATTCCCCACAGCATATGCACACTGTCTACCGTATTAACTACTCCAACCATGTGATATTATGCCCAGATCTATGATATTTAATGTCCATCAACTTTGGTCTGAGACTCTGAGAAGTGTGTAGCGAGAACAGCAATGGAGATTTCtccattttgtttcttcttaGAAAAGGAGGATGACATGACTATCATATGCTATACCATTCGGTGGCATAATTCAGACAGCCTAACTTGAGATTCTCTGACGGTAATTCTCTGGATGGATGCAGTCATTCTTGTCGACTTGCAGTCAATAAAGTCATATGTGCCAGCGTGAAGTGCAGGTAAGTGTTCAATCTGCTTTCTTGCGTTTTCTCAGATCGTTCGCCTTCCACCATCTTTACCAACACCCTTCCCTTCCCTTgtccccatccccatccccatcccctTCCCTTCGGATGGAAGAATTCGCTGAGTTTCCATGACACACCTCCGGGTGGAACCTTACACGACTTAACTGTATTATAAGACACGTTGATCATGGGTGGAAGAGGACAGCTTTTGGGGAGAGAGGGAGTATGAAAGATGAATGCAGGTTCCAATTCCAAGGTATGTAACTATTAGCATGGAAAATCAAATTCTAAGCAATCGAAAGAAACAAGCTTGCCATATTTGGGCCTTAAATTCAAGAGAATTTGTGGAATAAGGTGACATAAATCAATATGAAAGACCAACATATAAGCCGTGAATTATGGCATGACACTTTTCAAGCTCACCGAGTTACAGATGACTTAGAATCTCAATATATATCATACaaagcacacacacacatacaaagAAGAAAGTTACAAGAGATGAAGAAAAATCCAATCAATCCACTCTAAGTTTTTTTATCACCAGGCGGGAGACCGGGGTGAAGACCAGGGTGAGGTCATCGGGGACCGGAAAGTAGCCTTTCGGCGAAGAGCCGTACCTTCTCTTAGGTGGCCGAGGCTTCCTTGGCGCCGGCGGGCACACTAACGCAGGCTTCAGCACAGTCTCCTCCGACTTGGGCGTAACACAACAGCCTATTTCTTCATTGCCTGTGGACTCCGACGGATCTTCTTCGCGAGCGTTGGCGTCGATCCCGGAAGTCCGAATTGGAGGAAGAGATGGCAGTTCCCGGTTGACGAGCTCCCATCCCATTACTCGGTGACCGAAGAGGGGGAGGAGATCACCAGAATTCAGCCTTGAGTTAAGAGCtctcgaggaggaggagagatggGGCTGGCGGGGAGACGCATGAGATGGTGGTGATGATGAAAGAAAAGCATAACAAAATTACAGGGGAAGGCAATGCAAAGCTGTTAAATAGTCAATGGaatgtagatagatagatagatagagagagagagagagagagaggatctaaACCATAGCTGTTTCGTGTGGTATACAGAACAGGGGCCCTTGTCGACCACACATTGTCCTGTCGCTATAAATCTCAGCTGTCCATCTCTTTACCTTATCACCTCCCTCACCAGCCCATGAAGCCCCGTTGGCTGGCTAGATCACAAATGGCATATCGAAAACTCTTGATATGTCACCGTGATCTACCACATCACATCAAAGTCCTCTCAGTTTTGTTCTAATTAATTCCATATCTCTCTTTTCCCTTGTTTTTCTTCTTGTCATCTCCTGCATGACACATGCTGCAGTCTGGTTGACTCCAATGGCAGAAGCCATTACTTAACTCACGGCATTTCTTGGGCTTGCAGGGGTTAACTTCCCTTGTAAGATTACGAGAAAGCCAGGAATGGCACATAACATTCCGGAGATGTATAAATCTCAGTGGGATGCAGAGACCGCAATGAATGAGTTGCAAAGGCATCTGATCACTGGCCACATTATTTCACGGTgccaaattattattttatggTGGTTGCTTAAGGAAGTACCAATATGTTGGGTGATCCGAGGACCACTTTCTAAAGATCGTAGCTGGAATAACCCCTCCCCAGAGCATGCATCTGCACCCTGTCCAAATAGAGACGAGGAAAGCTCAGACCTCAAATGAAACCATGAAGACAAAGAGAGAAGAGGATCGATCACCCTGCACAGAGTCAACGCTTGGAAGGCACGAAGGTAAGCTCCAGATTCGAGAAAAGAGTAATGGCAGCCACAAGGCTTATAGGCTATATATCAGTTTCAGCGCCTACGTGATCCGCCTGATCATATGATGTGATTATATTACGAGATTTGTACAAAGACTAAATAGAATAGCGGCATACTCTGCAGAAGTAATTGCGATGAGTCATCGTTACTCAAaacggaaagaaaaaaaaaagtaatataaataTACGTACATGTTGTGATCTCTGACCTGAATTGTTCCTCAGATGTCTTCGTTAATTATCAGCCGTAACTCGGTGGAGAACTTTCCAGTGATAGTGTCTTCGCAAGCAGGATCGCGGCAAGCGTTCTCCACGAGCGCCAGGCAGGAATGAGCAATCAATGCTGTGAAAGGTGAAGGATTCATTGTGTTCAGAGCTGATGCATGAATGCTACTGcatgcgaggaggaggaggagtaacGGACGAGTGCAGGGCAAGGAAGGAAGCACATGGGACGAGCACCGCATGCAAAGGCAACGTCGGAAGAGAAGGGCTGTTCTAAGCGACGCTACCATGCATCAGTCCTTGATCGCTGTGATCATGCATCAGTCCAACCGGATTAGTTTCTCGTGTTCAGGTAAATAGAATTTAGCTTCGATCCAATCTCTTTTGTGCGTATCCCTTGTAATATTCAGAGATGGCTTGGATATGGTACAAGAGGCATGTGGAGGGTGTGGGAGGAGCAAGACAAGACAGAGAAAGTGTGCAGCGAAAGGAGCCCCCACTCGAGCCTTGTGAGAGGTGGCTTCAGTACCCCCCCAAATAGCAGAACCAAGTCCTTgatcacaaaagaaaagaaaaagtgaaCGCCCTAAAATgtgaccctctctctctctctctctctctcgctctctgcaTGCGCCCTCTGATCTGACTGCCTGACTTCATATAAATATTTGCACAGCACAGCCTTTAGGTCAGGAAGAAAGACGAGCATCGCTGTCGCCTTCTTGcctctcttttttcctttgcCTCGTGCCTTCATGGCAGGTGAGGCACTCCGTCCTTCCACCCTCGGAGAAGCAACCGGAGCTCCTCCTCCACATGCTCAACGTCATGACGCACATGGGGTCGCAAAAAGCACTAGCGTGTACATATATACAACACCCGAGCTTGTTACAGAAGCCGCTTATtccatcccctcctcctcctcctcctcctccggtagCTCTCTGCGTGCGTGCAGACAAACAACACGAGGAAGAGGGAATCTTCATAGAAAAAAGGCATCACCAGCTAAACTATTTCTCCTGGAGCTCAGCATCATCGAGACATGCATGTGAAGAGGGAGGAGTCGTAAAATAATGATGATTAGGTCAGTGTCAACGTATCATATCACTCAGCTTTTGCGCCCCAAAGGCGTTGATCTATAAACACCTTAGGTTGATTGGATCTGACACCTCACTTACTCCCCTCGGTCGAATGCAACATCTAAACTTCAACTGCACGTAGAACTCGACGGTCAACTTACAGATTTCTTTGATACGTAGCACCCGAGAGGTTTGTTCAATTATGAAACGAGTACAGCAACTACTCAGCATAGTGTTTGCTCTTTTCCTCTGTTGTGATCGATCGACGGGACTCGTCCGATAGAGGAGAAGGTTTCAGACCTCATGAGAATCGCGGTCTCCCGCTCGTCATGCGTCGGTCATCGATCTGAGAGAGTAATTGTTTTGAGTCGAACTTGTTACGTGATCGATCGATGCTGGATCTCATATTTGACGCTCGATTCGTCCTTGCGTATTGGTTGGGTTCCAATAAAAGTTGCCCTCGGTCGGTGAGCATTTGTGAGCTTCGGAATCTCGCATTTATAACGAAGAATGATTCGACTGACAGGAAGAAGTACTTGACGCTTCCTCCTTCGAGCCTACACGAGAAGGAGAAGGTGCATGCCTCGTATATCAACATTCCCCCTTACTGCCTCCAAAATTTTGTTTGACTTGGAATCACATTCTTAATTTCCAGTATGGAATATATTAGAGGTCATTaaatatctatattttttatatcacAAACAAAAAAcatttatcttaatatttttagcaatatttaatattcatttttgaaatgatCGATGACTGATTTCCATCGGTTATAAAAGGGATCCTAATACTTGTTGACAAGCTCTAAATCGGGCCGAATGGACCATGGTTTTGGGAAACCCAAGCCCACATAACTTGAGCACGGTCCGTTCGACTAAATGCCTCGATGAGGTATTTGGCCGCCCGCTGTCTCGTCTTTTCTCTCCGTTGGCATGTTCGCTTCACCGCTGGTGTAGAAGCTACGAATTGAGGCGGCCGGAGAACATCTCCTTCGCTCATGCATTACGATCGTATCGATCACGACCGGACTGCACAGTGACTTACATGTCGGAGAGGAAGTTTTTGAGTCCGTGGTATCTTACAGATGCGCTTCTAAACAGCTATTCTATAGACGGAGAACTCGTTATTTGTCATGTATGATCAACTCGACGCTGAACCCCAACAAGCTGCTGCGACTGTTGTTGAACTCTTCCTGCTACTTCCGCGGCGAAGCCCTTCGGGGCGAGAACAGTCGTCGAGGCGAGAAGATGCCAACGTACCTCGGCGAAGCAAGCCCATCG of Musa acuminata AAA Group cultivar baxijiao chromosome BXJ2-3, Cavendish_Baxijiao_AAA, whole genome shotgun sequence contains these proteins:
- the LOC103973139 gene encoding uncharacterized protein LOC103973139, which codes for MAYVDHAFSISDEDIMMGDSSHAIQNRPPVKEIAFAVSLLVFGSLAIVVGSVMAANRVGGDRAHGVFFAVLGSVLFLPGFYYTRIAYYAYKGYKGFSFDNIPSV